The Candidatus Omnitrophota bacterium sequence GGTGCTCAAGAACACGTGTCCTGCGTGCGGAAGCTTTGTGGCCGGGTTCCACAGACCAATGGCAATACCGAGCCCCGCCAGAGGATTAACCACCCACCATTTCTCCAACGCCCCCAAATGCAGCCCCCTGTGGGGCAGATTCAAAATACATTCACCAAGATAAGGGATAATACAGTCACTCAAGCTGGCAATGCCCACTGACCCGAGATATCCAATCAGGATCGTTTTCCAAATACTTCCCTTGGTGTGTAAGCGATACATTGCAACCGTCACTACTGCACTCAAGACCACATGCAAAGGATGCAGAATCCAGAAAAGATCCACGGAAATTTGACGTGGCACCCGCATCTGAACAAGAAGCGACATAATCACAATGCCTGTCAGGGTACCAAGTGCGGTGAATGGCGCGTGAATCCTCAATTCCCGTGCAATAGCCCTTAGACTCATGAGTTGCCTGCCTTCACTCTGTTCTGCCCGTCAACCCGCACAGTCTGATATTTGAATGTCCTTGCCTCATTTTCTGAGAGCGAACAAAAGGACAGAATGATTATCTTGTCGCCCGCCCGGCCTGTGCGAGCCGCCGGGCCATTCAGAAGAACCGTACCCGATCCCTCAGGAGCCTCAATTACATAGGTAATAATCCTTGAACCGTTACTCAAGTTGAGCACATGCACTTGCTCACCCGGCAACATGTCCGCCGCATCAATCAGCAAACGGTCCAACGCAATACTGCCCTCGTAATCGAGTTCCGCTCCGGTTAATGTGGCCCGGTGGATCTTTGACTTAAGCATTGTAAGCGTCACTGAGCGTTAAGCTCCTCGATTCGCTTTCTGATGCCGGCTAAAGTTCCCTCGAGCTGCCTGGCTTGCTCCCGAAGCCCCGCGAGCTCCTGCTCCTTCGGCAAAGCCCCGCCCTGCGCCGCTCGTTGCCATCCGCTTAGGCCGGTGGCCCGGAACCAGTGGCGCCAACCGCGGCCGCCCCGGCCTCCACCCCGGCCAAAACCATAATTACGCCCTCCCCGGGCCAAGTTTGCGAATCCCGGCATACCCGTTCCTTCACAATAGCCTTCTGCACGGCCTGTTCTTGGGCCCATTCCTGACGGCCCTGTTCTGTCTCCACCCGGCATTTCTGACCTCCTATTTTTGAAACAACATCAGTTCAGACGCTCACCACGTCCCGGCTCTGCTTTTCCAAAACCGAACTCCCGATCGGGCAACCCAGGTCTCTGGCAATAACCGAACACTTGGCCTTCAACAGAAAGAAGATATTTTTGTCCACTTCACTCAAGGTCTCGTAGTTGCCCTGGCCTTTGGCAATGACCAAATCGGCTTCGTTAAAATACCTCCGGAAGGATGCGCTGCAATCACTTAGTACGGTTCCAGGCGCATCAGAACCATTAGGGATCACTCTCACTAAATCCGGCAGGCCTGTTTCTTCCGCATCCTTCATGGTGGCGTCGTTAATAATGGGATAACCCCTGACCACGACTGTCACTTTCTCCAGCGGCAGTTCCTCTATCAACAAACGGTCACAGACAATCTCACCTGCGTTATCCGCCAAATAGAGGATGCTCTTTGCCCGCGATACTTCCCGGGCAAACTCCTCCACGTCTCCGCCCAGCGGGGCCTTCAGGGCGAGTTCAAAGCTTTCGCAGATGCCCCTCTGCTCCAAATCACTTTTAACCCCCAGATCAATCACATTACCTGCAATAGCCAATCGAATGGCCATTTCCAGACGATTCCGGGATTTTTCCACAAGATGTCTGAGTTCCGCATAGATCTCCAGCATCAAGCGGTTGAACTTCTCTTTTGCCCCTTGGTACGGATCCTCCACACCTGTCAATTTCCGAATCAACCGGTGGATTTGCTGCCCCATTTCCGGAGGCGACATGCGCAAGTCCATGTCACCCACAGTCCTCAGCACTTCTCTGAGCACCTGCTCCTGAATGGCCTCGTCCTTTGTGACGATACGCACCGAATCCAAGGCCTGGCGCACGAAACACGGGGCACAATCAAGATAGGTCTTCACAAAGACCTCCCTTTTTGAACTGATCCAAAGCATCACTCACGGTTCCTTGGGCCCCTGTACAGATCTTCACGCCGGCACTACTCAAAACTGCCGAGGCCTTGGGGCCGGCCTGTCCCGTAATCACGGCTTCCGCCCCCAACTCCACAATATCTTTGCCTGCTTGGATACCCGCTCCATGTGCAGCATTTAGATTCTTTGAATTGTCGTGTGCAACAACACTCCCTGTTTCTGTATCCACCACCAAATAGAATTTGGCCCGGCCCAAACGCGGGTCTACTTGCGAGGACAGATCCGGGCCCTGGGCTGTAACAATGACTCTCATTTCAGTTCCTTCCTATTTTGCCCCTGTGTCCAAGAGACGGTCCTCCGCCCCGGAATCGCCGGCGGCGGCCACAGCATCCGGGCATCGAAAACGTCCCATCGGACAAACGCCTCAAGAGAAACGCACGCAGCACCTCTTCCACAGGCCCGCAGGTGTCCCCTATAACCCGGACACCGGCAGCATTTAGACTTGCCTCCATCGGCTGGGAGATTGCCCCGCAAATCAACACATTAGCTTCAAGCTCTGCTATACGCCTGACCCGGCTGGAAAATTCTGTTTCGGAAAGAGAGACTTCCTTTCGCCTGAGCTCTCCCCCTTCTCCCACATCCACTAAGAGGAGATTCCCGGCTACGTCAAAAACCGGTGAAATCCGGCCGCACCAAATCGGAATTGCAATTCTCATACATCTAAAAGAGCATAAAGCGTGCCAACATAGGGTTCCGGACACAGATTTACTAAAAACATTTGTTTCCAACATCTTATATCACAAGTAATAGCTCCTTCAAAAATGTACTTCATTGCATTTTGCAATACTCGATAAAATAGGCCCTTGTTATTTGCATGATTATGGGCTATGCTCCGTACCATGAACAGCCCACTCCAAACTTGCCAAGATGTCATCCTGGACTCGGTCAACGAAGGCGTGTTCACCGTAGATCATGACTGGAAAGTGACTTCCTTTAATCGAGCGGCCGAAGGCATAACCGGAATCCCGAGACAGGAAGCTATTGGCCGGCCTTGCTGTGAGGTATTCCGTGCCAGTATTTGCGAGAATGCTTGCGCGGTCCGGCAGGCTCTGGCAACCGATGAGGCTGTGGCTAATGCAGCGGTCTATATTGTGGATGCCTCAGGCAACCGGGTTCCCATCAAAGTTTCTGCAGCCGTGCTTCGTGACCAGGATGGCCGCGTCATCGGCGGTGTGGAAACCTTTCAAGATCTCAGGCAAATCGAGGAGCTGCGAAAGAAACTGGAGAAAAAGTACACCTTCGCAGACATAGTGGGCCAGAGTCCTGTCATGGTACGGCTTTTTGATCTTTTGCCCAAAGTCGCGAATAGCGAAAGTCCTGTTCTTATCGCCGGGCCCAGCGGAACCGGGAAAGAGCTCTTTGCACAAGCCCTCCACAATCTATCTCCACGCCGGAAAAAACGTTTCGTGGCCATCAACTGTGGCGGGCTGCCCGACTCCTTATTGGAATCCGAGCTGTTCGGCTACAAGGCCGGGGCCTTCACGGATGCCAAACGAGACAAACCCGGGCGTTTTGCCGTTGCCAACGGAGGCACACTCTTTCTGGATGAAATCGGGGATATCTCATCTGCCATGCAAATGCGGCTGCTGCGGGTGCTTCAGGAAAAAACATTTGAACCCCTCGGATCGGTGGAGCCCGTGCGCACCAATGTAAGGATCGTCTCCGCAACAAACAAGAACTTGGAGGAGTTGGTCAAAAAGGGGACATTCCGGGAGGATCTGTTCTATCGTCTGCATGTGG is a genomic window containing:
- a CDS encoding DUF5320 domain-containing protein produces the protein MPGGDRTGPSGMGPRTGRAEGYCEGTGMPGFANLARGGRNYGFGRGGGRGGRGWRHWFRATGLSGWQRAAQGGALPKEQELAGLREQARQLEGTLAGIRKRIEELNAQ
- a CDS encoding DUF89 family protein, with the protein product MKTYLDCAPCFVRQALDSVRIVTKDEAIQEQVLREVLRTVGDMDLRMSPPEMGQQIHRLIRKLTGVEDPYQGAKEKFNRLMLEIYAELRHLVEKSRNRLEMAIRLAIAGNVIDLGVKSDLEQRGICESFELALKAPLGGDVEEFAREVSRAKSILYLADNAGEIVCDRLLIEELPLEKVTVVVRGYPIINDATMKDAEETGLPDLVRVIPNGSDAPGTVLSDCSASFRRYFNEADLVIAKGQGNYETLSEVDKNIFFLLKAKCSVIARDLGCPIGSSVLEKQSRDVVSV
- a CDS encoding NifB/NifX family molybdenum-iron cluster-binding protein, which encodes MRIAIPIWCGRISPVFDVAGNLLLVDVGEGGELRRKEVSLSETEFSSRVRRIAELEANVLICGAISQPMEASLNAAGVRVIGDTCGPVEEVLRAFLLRRLSDGTFSMPGCCGRRRRFRGGGPSLGHRGKIGRN
- a CDS encoding aspartate 1-decarboxylase, which translates into the protein MTLTMLKSKIHRATLTGAELDYEGSIALDRLLIDAADMLPGEQVHVLNLSNGSRIITYVIEAPEGSGTVLLNGPAARTGRAGDKIIILSFCSLSENEARTFKYQTVRVDGQNRVKAGNS
- a CDS encoding NifB/NifX family molybdenum-iron cluster-binding protein, with translation MRVIVTAQGPDLSSQVDPRLGRAKFYLVVDTETGSVVAHDNSKNLNAAHGAGIQAGKDIVELGAEAVITGQAGPKASAVLSSAGVKICTGAQGTVSDALDQFKKGGLCEDLS
- a CDS encoding sigma 54-interacting transcriptional regulator encodes the protein MLRTMNSPLQTCQDVILDSVNEGVFTVDHDWKVTSFNRAAEGITGIPRQEAIGRPCCEVFRASICENACAVRQALATDEAVANAAVYIVDASGNRVPIKVSAAVLRDQDGRVIGGVETFQDLRQIEELRKKLEKKYTFADIVGQSPVMVRLFDLLPKVANSESPVLIAGPSGTGKELFAQALHNLSPRRKKRFVAINCGGLPDSLLESELFGYKAGAFTDAKRDKPGRFAVANGGTLFLDEIGDISSAMQMRLLRVLQEKTFEPLGSVEPVRTNVRIVSATNKNLEELVKKGTFREDLFYRLHVVQMELPNLQQRREDIPLLIQHFLAKFNRLQGKDVSGVSAGAMARLMEYDYPGNVRELENIIEYAFVLCHEGLIQFHHLPPAIQANALPGFSESGNGLTLEAMEKSLITSALHRHCGNRRRTAKELGINPSSLYRKTKALGIEVPAKDGRSHRRND